From the genome of Glycine max cultivar Williams 82 chromosome 2, Glycine_max_v4.0, whole genome shotgun sequence, one region includes:
- the LOC100801463 gene encoding uncharacterized protein LOC100801463, which translates to MGARKRLSSSEPPSSSPPATNENTNTTAKPTITDPPIAPPKWGLLLKLSLFLLPYLYLLFHHYPIEPELRSSILINAGMSLAGLFVTVKMIPVASRYVQKRNLFGYDINKKGTPQGTVKVPESLGIVVGIVFLVVAILFQYFNFTADSNWLVEYNAALACICFMTLLGFVDDVLDVPWRVKLLLPSIAALPLLMAYAGHTTIVIPKPLVPHIGIEVLDLGWMYKLYMGLLAVFCTNSINIHAGINGLEVGQTVVIASAILIHNIMQIGASTDPEYKLAHAFSIYLAQPLLATSLALLSYNWYPSSVFVGDTYTYFAGMTMAVIGILGHFSETLLIFFLPQVLNFLLSLPQLSGYIPCPRHRLPRFDPQTGLLTGTNDGTLVNFFLRNLGRKSEKALCIYLLAFQAIACCLCFLLRYFLAGWYK; encoded by the exons ATGGGAGCACGAAAGAGACTCTCTTCTTCCGaacctccttcttcttctcctcccgcaacaaatgaaaacacaaacacaacTGCCAAACCCACCATAACAGACCCTCCAATCGCGCCTCCCAAATGGGGTCTTCTTCTGAAGCTCTCTCTCTTTTTGCTCCCTTACTTGTACCTCCTCTTTCACCACTACCCCATCGAGCCGGAGCTCCGAAGTTCGATCCTCATCAACGCCGGAATGAGCCTCGCGGGGCTCTTCGTCACGGTCAAGATGATCCCCGTCGCGTCCCGCTACGTCCAGAAGCGGAACCTCTTTGGGTATGACATCAACAAGAAGGGCACCCCTCAGGGAACCGTCAAAGT GCCTGAGTCATTAGGTATAGTTGTTGGTATTGTCTTCTTGGTTGTGGCAATCTTGTTTCAGTATTTTAACTTCACAGCAGATTCGAAT TGGCTTGTTGAATACAATGCAGCGCTAGCGTGCATCTGTTTCATGACATTGCTAGGATTTGTTGACGATGTCCTTGATGTCCCATGGAGAGT AAAATTACTACTCCCATCAATTGCTGCACTTCCTTTGTTAATGGCATATGCTGGACACACAACTATAGTTATACCAAAGCCACTTGTCCCACACATTGGGATTGAGGTTTTGGATCTTG GATGGATGTATAAACTATATATGGGGCTATTGGCTGTTTTTTGCACAAATTCCATCAATATACATGCTGGAATAAATGGCCTTGAAGTTGGGCAGACTGTGGTTATCGCATCAGCT ATCCTGATACACAATATTATGCAAATTGGAGCATCAACAGATCCTGAATATAAGCTAGCACATGCATTTTCTATTTACTTAGCTCAGCCCTTGCTAGCTACCTCTTTGGCTTTACTTTCTTACAACTG GTATCCCTCTTCAGTTTTTGTTGGTGATACATATACATACTTTGCTGGGATGACTATGGCTGTGATTGGTATTTTAGGCCATTTTAG TGAAACactcttgattttcttcttacCTCAAGTTTTGAACTTCCTCTTGTCACTCCCCCAG CTTTCTGGCTATATTCCTTGTCCACGTCATCGACTGCCAAG GTTTGACCCTCAAACTGGACTACTGACTGGGACAAATGATGGGACACTTGTTAACTTCTTTCTAAGAAATTTAGGCCGAAAGTCCGAAAAGGCACTTTGTATTTATCTTCTTGCTTTCCAG GCTATAGCGTGCTGTTTATGTTTCTTGCTACGGTATTTCCTTGCTGGTTGGTACAAATGA